A part of Alphaproteobacteria bacterium genomic DNA contains:
- a CDS encoding HK97 family phage prohead protease encodes MQSKTNHSFKIKSLSEQGVFAGYASAYTLDAHHEVVERGAFQKNLTLMEAGQGMPKMLWQHDPMQPIGRWEKIVENDQGLYVEGRLFLELPKAQEAYILVKEGVVDGLSIGFEVVRSKKMPNHRLLQEIKLHEISLVTFPANTQARVQTVKQISDIDCLIRQIDKLKGAMA; translated from the coding sequence ATGCAATCAAAAACAAATCACTCTTTTAAAATAAAATCACTTTCTGAGCAGGGAGTTTTTGCAGGGTATGCCAGTGCCTATACTTTGGATGCCCATCACGAGGTGGTGGAACGGGGGGCTTTTCAAAAAAACTTAACCCTTATGGAAGCAGGCCAAGGCATGCCCAAGATGCTGTGGCAACATGACCCCATGCAACCCATTGGCCGATGGGAAAAAATTGTTGAAAATGACCAGGGTCTTTATGTTGAGGGTAGATTATTTTTGGAACTTCCTAAAGCGCAAGAAGCTTATATTTTGGTGAAAGAGGGCGTTGTGGATGGGTTATCAATTGGGTTTGAAGTCGTGCGGTCAAAAAAAATGCCCAATCATCGACTGTTGCAAGAGATCAAACTGCATGAGATTTCTTTGGTGACCTTTCCTGCTAATACTCAGGCCCGGGTGCAAACGGTTAAACAGATTTCTGACATAGATTGCTTGATCAGGCAAATAGATAAATTAAAAGGGGCCATGGCTTGA
- a CDS encoding phage portal protein, giving the protein MIKWIQHMFDGSKQPARSMVAMQSLGQPVWTPRQYDSLATEGYQNNVIAFRCVNLIARNVSMPPCLLYDYEHEIDQHPLVDLITRPNPIQNRGSFLESLVSYLLLSGNAYVEAVGREGQVKELHLLRPDRMQIIPGENGVPKAYVYQINNKKRVIPVDEETGQSPLLHLKLFHPLNDWYGMSPLEAAAAAIDQHNAVGSHNLALLQNGGRPSGALMVKASEGRPGGSLTPSQRATLKDEMHSLYAGAQNAGKLMILEGDLEWKEMGLGPKDLDFVSGKNLSAREIAQAYGVPSMLVGVPGEATFANYKEARFHLWEDTVLPLLHMVMGEMNRWLVPHFSETLWFTYDADAIPALSMRRETLWNRIQQATFLTTNEKRHALGYSPLEGGDLFPIP; this is encoded by the coding sequence ATGATTAAATGGATTCAACATATGTTTGACGGATCAAAGCAGCCGGCTAGGTCTATGGTGGCCATGCAGTCTTTGGGGCAACCAGTCTGGACGCCCCGCCAATATGATAGTTTGGCAACTGAGGGCTACCAAAATAATGTGATTGCCTTTCGGTGCGTGAATTTGATCGCCCGCAACGTATCTATGCCACCATGTTTACTGTACGATTATGAACATGAGATCGATCAGCACCCCCTGGTAGATCTGATCACACGGCCGAACCCCATTCAAAATCGTGGCTCTTTTTTAGAGTCTCTGGTTAGCTATTTACTGCTGTCAGGAAATGCTTATGTGGAGGCCGTGGGGCGCGAGGGGCAAGTGAAGGAATTACATTTGTTGCGCCCAGACCGTATGCAAATTATCCCGGGTGAAAATGGGGTGCCTAAGGCCTATGTATACCAAATCAATAATAAAAAACGGGTGATTCCTGTAGATGAGGAAACAGGGCAGTCACCCTTGCTGCATCTAAAACTTTTTCACCCTTTAAATGATTGGTACGGTATGAGCCCCTTGGAGGCCGCGGCAGCAGCCATTGACCAGCATAATGCGGTGGGGAGTCATAATCTGGCCCTGTTGCAAAATGGTGGCCGGCCGAGTGGAGCGTTGATGGTGAAGGCTTCAGAGGGACGGCCGGGGGGATCCCTAACGCCGTCCCAACGGGCTACTTTAAAAGATGAAATGCACAGCCTATATGCAGGGGCACAAAATGCAGGAAAGCTGATGATTTTGGAAGGAGATCTGGAGTGGAAAGAAATGGGATTGGGGCCAAAAGATTTAGACTTTGTATCAGGCAAGAATCTTTCAGCCCGGGAAATTGCCCAGGCTTACGGTGTGCCCTCTATGCTGGTGGGGGTGCCGGGGGAAGCCACTTTTGCGAACTATAAAGAGGCTCGGTTTCACCTGTGGGAAGATACGGTGCTGCCTTTGTTGCATATGGTTATGGGGGAAATGAATCGGTGGTTGGTGCCCCATTTTTCAGAGACCCTGTGGTTTACCTATGACGCCGATGCCATCCCCGCCCTTTCCATGCGTCGGGAAACTCTTTGGAACAGAATTCAACAGGCGACTTTTCTGACGACGAATGAGAAGCGTCATGCGTTAGGGTATTCACCTTTGGAAGGTGGGGATCTTTTTCCAATCCCATAA